Proteins from one Bradyrhizobium sp. CB82 genomic window:
- a CDS encoding GMC family oxidoreductase N-terminal domain-containing protein, with translation MAYDYVLAGGGSAGATLAARLSEDHRLTVCLIEAGGEGRGVVVRAPIGVAAMLSGKPKINNWAFETEPQPGLNGRRGYQPRGKALGGSSAINGMIYIRGHHTDYDDWAVLGCEGWSWKEVLPYFKRAEGNERGADAFHGGDGPLRVANQRSPRPIASAFVEACAENQIRRNDDFNGPEQEGAGLYQVTQFWDGDRNGERCSTAAAYLHPVMNRPNLTVITHAQVTGIVFDGKRATSLRYRRGGREEVAEASREVILCGGTFGSPQLLLLSGIGPADELRRHGIGVVHELKGVGRNLQDHLDCITCYSSKETDLFGLTPGGVVKLGRSMLQWRRNGTGLFASPGSEGGAFLKSDPSLDRPDLQLHFIIAKLEDHMRKVHFGYGFSCRVCQLRPYSRGEVGLTSSDPLAPPRIDPRFLSDARDAEIMLKGVKLVRRIVQAPALAKYRHRDLFAAGITSDEALMDHIRNKADTIYHPVGTCKMGVDDTAVVDPKLRVRGLQGLRIVDASVMPTLVGGNTNAPTIMIAEKAADLIKAA, from the coding sequence GTGGCATACGATTATGTTCTCGCAGGCGGCGGCTCTGCCGGCGCGACGCTCGCGGCTCGCCTTTCGGAAGATCACAGGCTCACCGTTTGCCTAATCGAGGCCGGCGGCGAGGGCAGGGGTGTTGTCGTCAGGGCGCCGATCGGCGTGGCGGCAATGCTGTCGGGCAAGCCGAAGATCAACAACTGGGCCTTCGAGACAGAGCCGCAGCCCGGGCTCAACGGACGCCGAGGCTACCAGCCGCGCGGCAAGGCGCTGGGCGGATCGAGTGCGATCAACGGCATGATCTATATCCGCGGCCATCACACCGACTATGACGACTGGGCAGTACTTGGATGCGAGGGCTGGTCGTGGAAGGAGGTCCTGCCTTACTTCAAGCGTGCGGAAGGCAACGAGCGCGGCGCCGATGCTTTTCATGGCGGTGACGGCCCGCTGCGCGTCGCCAACCAGCGCAGCCCGCGGCCGATCGCGTCGGCCTTTGTAGAAGCCTGCGCGGAGAACCAGATCCGTCGCAATGACGACTTCAATGGACCGGAACAGGAGGGGGCCGGTCTTTATCAGGTGACCCAGTTCTGGGACGGCGACAGGAACGGCGAACGCTGCTCGACGGCAGCCGCCTATCTGCATCCGGTGATGAACCGGCCGAACCTCACGGTCATTACGCACGCGCAAGTCACCGGGATCGTGTTCGACGGCAAGCGTGCGACCAGCCTGCGCTACCGCCGCGGCGGGCGCGAAGAGGTCGCCGAAGCCTCGCGTGAGGTGATCCTTTGCGGCGGAACCTTCGGCTCGCCGCAGCTTCTGCTGCTCTCCGGTATCGGTCCGGCGGATGAACTTAGGCGACATGGAATCGGCGTCGTACACGAGCTCAAGGGGGTCGGCAGGAATCTGCAGGATCACCTCGATTGCATCACATGCTATTCATCGAAAGAGACCGACCTGTTCGGTCTCACCCCGGGCGGCGTGGTCAAGCTGGGTCGCAGCATGCTTCAATGGCGCAGAAACGGAACGGGCCTCTTCGCGTCGCCCGGTTCGGAAGGCGGAGCCTTCCTGAAATCGGATCCCAGCCTCGATCGCCCCGATCTTCAGTTGCATTTCATCATCGCCAAACTGGAGGACCATATGCGCAAGGTGCATTTTGGCTATGGCTTCTCCTGCCGCGTCTGCCAACTGAGGCCCTACTCGCGCGGCGAGGTCGGCCTGACCAGCAGCGATCCCCTGGCGCCGCCGCGTATCGATCCGCGTTTTCTATCCGACGCGCGCGATGCCGAGATCATGCTGAAGGGCGTCAAGCTCGTGCGGCGGATCGTGCAGGCGCCGGCGTTGGCGAAGTATCGCCACAGGGATCTCTTCGCCGCCGGGATCACCTCTGACGAGGCGCTGATGGATCACATCCGCAACAAGGCCGATACGATCTATCACCCTGTGGGCACCTGCAAGATGGGTGTCGATGACACGGCCGTAGTGGACCCCAAGCTGCGCGTGCGCGGGTTGCAGGGACTTCGGATCGTCGATGCTTCGGTCATGCCGACGCTGGTCGGCGGCAACACCAATGCGCCGACCATCATGATTGCCGAGAAGGCAGCGGACTTGATCAAGGCGGCATAG